The proteins below are encoded in one region of Paenibacillus sp.:
- a CDS encoding helix-turn-helix domain-containing protein, protein MDIGSTIRAIRKRKNITIAQICEETGLSQGFMSQVETNKTSPSISTLESIAQALKVPLAYLLLKKEDRMRIVRKNERKITTSGPEQLKVEHLGSTKNVRMMLVELPPGASTGDEPHAHEGEEVHVVMKGRIYAEQGEDAAELEEGDSFSWNACTPHLVRNIGEETAIVLISIYTEDDKAREYL, encoded by the coding sequence ATGGACATCGGCTCCACGATCCGGGCGATACGAAAGCGCAAAAACATCACCATCGCCCAAATTTGCGAAGAAACCGGCTTGTCTCAGGGCTTCATGAGCCAGGTCGAAACCAATAAAACGTCCCCTTCCATCTCGACGCTGGAGAGCATTGCGCAAGCGTTGAAAGTGCCTTTGGCTTATTTGCTCCTGAAGAAAGAGGACCGCATGAGGATCGTGCGGAAAAATGAGCGGAAAATAACGACAAGCGGCCCGGAGCAATTAAAAGTGGAACACTTGGGCTCGACGAAGAACGTCCGAATGATGCTGGTGGAGCTGCCCCCCGGCGCTTCGACAGGGGACGAACCTCATGCGCATGAAGGCGAGGAGGTACATGTCGTCATGAAAGGACGGATTTACGCGGAGCAAGGGGAAGACGCGGCCGAATTGGAAGAAGGAGATTCGTTCAGCTGGAACGCTTGCACGCCCCACTTGGTGCGGAACATCGGGGAAGAAACGGCCATCGTGCTCATCTCTATCTACACCGAGGACGATAAGGCGCGTGAGTATCTGTAA
- a CDS encoding SPL family radical SAM protein gives MTTKYKDIVAKNILTEAKGYLDIGFTHSLNPYSGCAFACRYCYVREMPIQKFKGMPWGEWVDVKTNAADIYRKEIMKLRKSGKPANLFMSSATDPYQPVEREAKVTRSLLEEMIEHPPDMLQIQTRGPLIARDIDLLTKLKERCGLLVSMTIETDREDMKRIFAPAAPGIGLRLKVLKEVHHAGIATQAAISPVLPFTPDFPKLLEGIVDRIWIDTLNIGDGSKGKRSARLGMPRLFEEHDVSKWYREDLHLQVEKHFKKFFPGDMVRVSKEEAFPI, from the coding sequence ATGACCACCAAGTACAAAGACATCGTTGCGAAGAACATCCTTACGGAAGCGAAGGGGTACTTAGATATCGGATTTACGCATTCCTTGAATCCGTACAGCGGCTGCGCGTTCGCTTGCAGGTACTGTTACGTCAGGGAGATGCCGATCCAAAAGTTTAAGGGCATGCCTTGGGGAGAATGGGTAGACGTCAAAACGAACGCAGCCGATATTTATCGCAAAGAAATCATGAAGCTGCGGAAGAGCGGGAAGCCGGCGAACCTATTTATGTCCTCCGCAACGGATCCCTATCAACCGGTGGAGCGGGAGGCCAAGGTAACCCGAAGTCTATTAGAGGAGATGATCGAACATCCGCCGGACATGCTGCAAATTCAAACGCGCGGTCCGCTGATCGCGAGGGATATCGATTTGTTGACGAAATTGAAGGAACGGTGCGGCTTGCTCGTCTCGATGACGATCGAAACCGACCGGGAAGATATGAAGCGAATTTTCGCTCCCGCCGCGCCAGGCATCGGATTGCGGTTGAAAGTCTTGAAAGAGGTGCATCATGCGGGGATCGCCACCCAAGCCGCGATTTCTCCCGTTTTACCGTTCACCCCGGATTTTCCTAAGCTTCTGGAAGGGATCGTGGACCGAATTTGGATCGACACGCTGAATATCGGAGACGGCTCGAAAGGAAAGCGCTCCGCGCGATTAGGAATGCCTCGGTTGTTCGAAGAACATGATGTATCGAAGTGGTATCGCGAAGATTTGCATCTTCAGGTGGAGAAGCATTTCAAGAAATTTTTCCCCGGCGACATGGTTCGCGTTTCCAAAGAGGAAGCGTTTCCGATATAA
- the uidA gene encoding beta-glucuronidase, with product MLYPIVTASRAVIDLHGIWNFKLDSGQGFIETWYERPLIDTVPMAVPSSYNDVGVNAEIRNHVGWVWYEREFTVPNALVSQRIVLRFGSATHEAKVFVNGKLAVEHVGGFTPFEAEINGLLSEGKNRLTVAVNNVLNESTLPVGNYAEREIEGLGKVVRNKPNFDFFNYAGLHRPVKIYTTPRTYVRDIEIVSNVQPDGSASVNYKVDIVGDAETRVSIIDETGSVVAKGEGTQGSLQISDAKLWEPLNAYLYMLKVELTQGGKFIDEYEQPFGIRTVEVKEGKFLINGKPFYFKGFGKHEDSPIHGRGFNEAANVMDFRLMKWIGANSFRTSHYPYSEELMRLADREGFVVIDEVAAVGLHLNFMAVFSGGRKRNTWKEIKTHEAHREAIRELIARDKNHACVVMWSIANEPATAEDGADEYFEPLLRLAKECDPQKRPVTVVTLQEGSPEGCKVSDLVDVLCLNRYYGWYVEGGDWDIAKTMLRRELEGWHKRCPDKPIVMTEYGADTIAGFHDVDPVMFTEEFQVEFLRANHQVFDEFPNFVGEHVWNFADFQTSQGIIRVQGNKKGIFTRDRKPKSAAHELRTRWSSIPDFYYK from the coding sequence ATGCTCTATCCCATCGTGACCGCTTCCCGAGCAGTCATCGATTTACATGGAATATGGAATTTTAAACTCGATTCCGGCCAAGGATTCATTGAAACATGGTATGAGAGGCCGCTGATCGACACCGTTCCGATGGCGGTGCCTTCTTCGTACAACGATGTAGGCGTGAACGCAGAAATCCGGAACCACGTCGGGTGGGTCTGGTACGAGCGGGAATTTACGGTTCCGAATGCATTGGTCTCGCAGCGGATCGTTCTTCGGTTCGGTTCGGCTACGCATGAAGCCAAGGTGTTCGTCAACGGGAAGTTGGCCGTTGAACATGTCGGCGGATTTACCCCGTTCGAGGCTGAAATCAACGGACTATTGAGCGAAGGGAAAAACCGCCTGACCGTTGCTGTCAATAATGTGTTGAACGAATCGACATTGCCCGTCGGGAATTATGCAGAACGTGAAATCGAAGGTCTCGGCAAAGTCGTACGCAACAAACCGAATTTCGATTTCTTTAACTATGCGGGGCTTCACCGGCCGGTCAAAATTTACACGACGCCCAGGACGTATGTTCGGGATATTGAAATCGTATCGAATGTGCAACCCGATGGGTCCGCATCGGTTAATTACAAAGTAGATATTGTTGGCGATGCGGAAACAAGAGTGAGCATCATCGACGAAACCGGTTCCGTCGTGGCGAAAGGGGAAGGGACCCAAGGAAGTTTGCAGATTTCGGATGCCAAGCTTTGGGAGCCGTTGAACGCTTATTTGTATATGTTGAAAGTCGAGCTAACGCAAGGCGGCAAGTTCATCGACGAGTATGAACAGCCTTTCGGCATTCGAACCGTCGAAGTTAAGGAAGGTAAATTCCTGATTAACGGAAAACCGTTCTACTTCAAGGGATTCGGGAAACACGAAGATTCTCCGATTCACGGAAGAGGATTTAACGAAGCGGCGAACGTCATGGATTTCCGTTTGATGAAGTGGATCGGGGCCAATTCCTTCCGAACTTCCCACTATCCGTATTCGGAGGAGCTCATGCGGTTAGCCGATCGGGAAGGGTTCGTGGTCATCGACGAGGTAGCGGCGGTCGGGTTGCATTTGAATTTTATGGCCGTTTTCTCAGGCGGGCGAAAGAGGAATACCTGGAAAGAAATCAAGACGCACGAAGCGCATCGGGAGGCGATCCGCGAATTAATCGCAAGGGACAAGAACCATGCGTGCGTCGTCATGTGGTCGATCGCGAACGAACCGGCGACGGCCGAGGACGGGGCTGACGAGTACTTCGAACCGTTACTCCGGCTTGCGAAGGAGTGCGATCCGCAAAAGCGCCCCGTCACGGTGGTAACCTTGCAAGAAGGAAGCCCGGAGGGGTGCAAGGTATCCGATTTGGTAGATGTGCTGTGCTTAAACCGATATTACGGTTGGTACGTGGAAGGCGGCGACTGGGACATTGCCAAAACGATGCTTCGCCGGGAGTTGGAAGGTTGGCACAAACGCTGCCCCGATAAGCCGATCGTCATGACGGAGTACGGCGCGGATACGATCGCAGGCTTCCACGACGTCGATCCCGTGATGTTCACCGAGGAATTCCAAGTCGAGTTCTTGCGGGCGAACCATCAAGTGTTCGACGAGTTCCCGAATTTCGTCGGGGAACACGTGTGGAACTTCGCCGACTTTCAGACAAGTCAAGGCATCATCCGCGTTCAAGGGAACAAGAAAGGGATTTTCACCCGGGATCGCAAGCCGAAATCCGCCGCGCATGAGTTGAGAACGAGATGGAGTTCGATCCCTGATTTTTATTACAAATAA
- a CDS encoding extracellular solute-binding protein, which translates to MFAKKWNRFLVVSALIALVGTGCSAAGQKASDSPAASPNGGSASGSAAADPVTIKLHTWYPKKADNWDIVIAEFEKKHPNIKVEFVSAEDNNSNEFYKKLDLAAASGEDLDVMMFSNMTAFNQRVELGMLEQIDSFLQTEAVVFEDEYIFDTRIGGKTYGLPGKSTMPMVFINESHLKEAGLELPKDWTWDEYMQYAKAMTKTEGGKTRYGTYFHSWPMFAYFVQAYNQAAGANLSTDDGTKANVGNPFVRKSLELRLQGEKEGSATPYSEVVSQKLNYRPQYFNQDTSMIAVHSFLVPETGGTEQVPATFKTVFAPVPKFAKEDPISGNAGGDILGIYSKSKHKEEAYAFIRWFSTEGIVIQGKNFPSWKKVNMNEVVDKMIAGTKTPEMIDKESLLYVLENTKQTTPAVAVPFHAELEKVFIEEFDKMMLSGQDIDTTVKTAQERIQKIIDSKK; encoded by the coding sequence ATGTTTGCGAAAAAATGGAATCGTTTTCTCGTTGTATCGGCATTGATCGCGCTTGTCGGCACAGGGTGCTCCGCCGCGGGTCAGAAGGCAAGCGATTCGCCTGCGGCGTCGCCGAACGGCGGCTCGGCATCCGGTTCGGCTGCGGCCGATCCGGTCACGATCAAATTACACACCTGGTATCCGAAGAAAGCCGACAATTGGGATATTGTGATCGCGGAATTCGAAAAGAAGCATCCGAATATCAAGGTGGAGTTTGTTTCCGCGGAGGACAACAATTCCAACGAATTCTACAAGAAGCTGGACCTAGCTGCCGCTTCCGGCGAAGATCTCGACGTCATGATGTTCAGCAACATGACCGCATTTAACCAACGCGTGGAGCTGGGCATGTTAGAACAGATCGACAGCTTCCTCCAGACAGAGGCAGTCGTATTTGAAGACGAGTATATATTCGACACCCGCATCGGCGGCAAAACGTACGGCCTCCCGGGGAAATCTACGATGCCTATGGTGTTTATCAATGAGAGCCATCTCAAAGAAGCGGGGCTTGAGCTTCCGAAGGATTGGACATGGGATGAATACATGCAGTACGCAAAAGCGATGACGAAAACCGAAGGCGGCAAAACCCGGTATGGAACCTACTTCCACAGCTGGCCGATGTTTGCGTACTTCGTTCAGGCTTATAATCAAGCTGCCGGAGCGAATTTATCGACGGACGACGGAACGAAGGCAAACGTAGGTAACCCGTTCGTTCGAAAATCTTTGGAGCTTCGTCTTCAAGGGGAGAAGGAAGGATCCGCAACGCCTTACTCGGAAGTCGTCAGTCAGAAATTGAACTATCGGCCGCAATATTTCAACCAAGATACGAGCATGATTGCCGTGCATTCGTTCTTGGTTCCGGAAACCGGCGGTACGGAACAAGTGCCGGCCACGTTTAAAACCGTTTTCGCGCCGGTTCCGAAATTCGCCAAAGAAGACCCGATTTCCGGCAATGCAGGCGGCGATATTTTGGGGATCTACAGCAAGTCGAAACATAAGGAGGAAGCGTACGCCTTTATCCGTTGGTTTTCGACAGAGGGCATTGTGATCCAAGGGAAAAACTTCCCTTCCTGGAAGAAGGTAAATATGAACGAAGTGGTTGATAAAATGATTGCCGGCACGAAGACTCCCGAAATGATCGACAAGGAATCGCTGCTTTACGTTCTTGAGAATACAAAACAAACGACGCCTGCGGTAGCGGTCCCGTTCCATGCGGAGTTAGAAAAAGTATTTATAGAAGAATTCGATAAAATGATGCTGTCCGGCCAAGACATCGATACGACGGTGAAAACCGCTCAAGAACGGATTCAAAAAATTATCGACTCTAAAAAGTGA
- a CDS encoding carbohydrate ABC transporter permease: MKSVRLDRVIITALMGGAGIFFIMPFLWMLSASFKPELEVMTYPIQWIPSTWKIVENYSQVWMGTVPFTLYYLNSIKVTLLATALSLIVSAMAAYGFSKVPFKGREALFILVLATYMIPHQAILVPQFIMYRWLGLFDSHFGLVLLAASGVLGTFLLRQFFMGVHNEIIESARMDGASHWTIFFRIGLPLVKPALATYMILRFIWTWNDYQNPLVFLRSDSLFTLQLGIRKFADFNGEFYSLMMAGAVSAILPLLIIFIAGQKQVIEGVASGSVKG, encoded by the coding sequence ATGAAATCCGTTCGTCTGGACCGTGTCATCATCACGGCGCTAATGGGAGGCGCAGGCATTTTCTTTATCATGCCATTCCTGTGGATGTTGTCGGCGTCGTTTAAACCTGAGCTTGAAGTCATGACATATCCGATTCAATGGATCCCAAGTACGTGGAAAATCGTGGAAAATTACAGCCAAGTGTGGATGGGAACGGTTCCGTTTACACTGTACTATCTAAACAGCATTAAAGTAACGTTGCTTGCGACAGCCTTGTCGTTGATCGTCTCCGCCATGGCCGCGTACGGATTTTCGAAGGTACCGTTTAAGGGACGCGAAGCACTGTTTATCTTAGTTCTCGCAACGTATATGATTCCGCACCAAGCGATTCTTGTACCCCAATTTATCATGTACCGCTGGCTCGGTTTATTCGACAGTCACTTTGGCCTTGTACTACTGGCTGCATCGGGAGTTTTGGGGACGTTCTTGTTGCGCCAATTTTTCATGGGAGTCCACAATGAAATAATCGAATCCGCAAGAATGGACGGGGCGAGTCACTGGACGATTTTCTTCCGAATCGGGCTGCCCCTGGTGAAGCCCGCGCTTGCGACCTATATGATTCTCCGTTTCATTTGGACATGGAACGACTACCAGAATCCGCTCGTGTTTCTGCGTTCGGACTCGCTGTTCACGCTGCAGCTCGGTATCCGGAAATTTGCGGATTTTAACGGCGAATTTTATTCGCTGATGATGGCGGGCGCCGTCTCCGCGATCTTACCATTGTTGATCATCTTCATCGCAGGCCAAAAACAGGTGATAGAAGGCGTGGCCTCGGGAAGTGTCAAAGGATAA
- a CDS encoding carbohydrate ABC transporter permease has product MEQAAGGKLERGMNRSVLRWAKKQAFYNTIAGYLFILPMLLLTLTLVIIPILLSGVISFTNWNFIAGIGGLQFVGFENYIDLFQDEAFHRSLRNNIVMIAVVPVAMFIALVLAALINKATYFKDFFKVIYFMPFISSFVAIALLWRVLFHPNSGPINGFLRAIGFENPPLWLADPNYALLAVMIIMVWTSLGFNMVIYLAGLQGIPKDLYEAADVDGASPLRQFFGITLPMLSPTTFFLLITGVVGSFKVFDLIMVLTNGGPAGSTSVIVFYLYEAAFVNLESGFASAMGIVLLVLILVLTLIQWVGQKKWVNY; this is encoded by the coding sequence GTGGAGCAAGCGGCGGGAGGCAAATTGGAGCGAGGAATGAACCGCTCCGTTCTCAGATGGGCCAAGAAACAAGCGTTTTACAATACGATCGCCGGGTATTTATTTATTTTACCGATGCTGTTGTTGACGTTAACGTTGGTCATCATCCCGATTTTGCTTTCAGGCGTGATCAGTTTTACGAACTGGAATTTTATCGCGGGCATCGGCGGACTGCAATTCGTAGGTTTTGAGAATTACATCGACCTGTTTCAAGATGAAGCGTTCCATCGCTCTTTGCGAAACAACATCGTGATGATCGCGGTCGTCCCGGTGGCTATGTTCATTGCGTTAGTTTTGGCCGCTCTCATTAACAAGGCAACCTATTTTAAAGATTTCTTTAAGGTCATTTATTTCATGCCTTTCATCTCCAGTTTTGTGGCGATCGCTTTGCTGTGGAGAGTTCTGTTTCATCCGAACAGCGGACCGATTAACGGGTTTCTTAGGGCCATCGGCTTCGAAAACCCTCCTCTTTGGTTGGCGGATCCGAATTATGCGCTGCTAGCCGTAATGATTATAATGGTATGGACTTCGCTCGGATTTAACATGGTCATCTATCTCGCGGGATTACAGGGGATTCCTAAAGATTTGTACGAGGCTGCCGATGTGGACGGCGCTTCCCCGTTGAGGCAGTTTTTCGGCATCACGCTGCCGATGTTATCGCCGACCACCTTCTTCTTGTTGATTACGGGGGTCGTAGGGTCCTTTAAAGTGTTTGACTTAATCATGGTGTTGACGAACGGCGGACCGGCCGGATCGACTTCCGTCATTGTCTTCTATCTGTACGAGGCAGCGTTCGTCAATTTGGAATCGGGATTCGCCTCCGCTATGGGCATTGTTCTGCTGGTCTTGATTCTGGTCCTGACGTTAATCCAATGGGTCGGGCAGAAGAAGTGGGTAAATTATTAG
- a CDS encoding cache domain-containing sensor histidine kinase, whose translation MGKATQSLMIVQSQANAILEEMVFISNFVQFDPEIKTLLEEAITNPVAARQLTTRLEQIAGEKSDLRLTLLTRDGRAYSDYSFYDFKPQRFVQQDWFPAANKLSAYETLFLGGLENYLPPQYPDQKYVYMTARALTEAIGRPPFAYLIVSRTEDSFRKLFADLEEEVFLLDESNRIISNRNTRLIGSRFEDVLSQEPLASPSIIQLQGENQLYLSLPLRYAKWRLVSLAPYEQLTGKLNGIYRSGLFLQALFAGCFLLALTYLLRRFTKPVRELGEAAKKVESGDLSVRSNIRGRDEIGRLGRSFDLMLDRIEQMLNQVEMEQELKRQAELAMLQAQVHPHFLFNVLSSIRLKLLMKGDEETAFIVESLSSLLRASISKQEEFVTLFAEIESAKQYMDLMRFTLRFPAETRLEIHADLFSVTVPRFILQPIIENAYKHGFTQHGGIVFIRVEKTDESLKITVEDNGLGMTAETLAELNKRLRYRKRQVIEHMSSNERGRISPSGIGLYNVFSRLKLLYGDRFEMNIQSAQGQRTTVELLLPVERTEEGENHV comes from the coding sequence TTGGGAAAAGCGACGCAGTCTCTCATGATTGTGCAATCCCAAGCGAACGCAATCCTAGAGGAAATGGTGTTCATTTCGAATTTTGTGCAATTCGACCCTGAGATTAAAACACTATTAGAAGAAGCAATAACAAACCCGGTCGCGGCTCGACAGCTTACAACGCGCCTGGAGCAAATTGCCGGAGAAAAAAGCGATTTGCGGCTGACGCTGCTGACTCGGGACGGTCGGGCGTATTCCGACTATTCATTTTACGATTTTAAACCGCAGCGTTTTGTCCAACAGGACTGGTTTCCTGCGGCGAATAAACTATCCGCCTACGAGACCCTGTTTTTAGGCGGTTTGGAAAATTACTTGCCGCCGCAATACCCGGACCAGAAATACGTTTACATGACGGCTCGGGCGTTAACCGAAGCCATCGGTCGCCCGCCTTTCGCTTACTTGATCGTCAGCCGTACGGAAGATTCCTTCCGGAAGCTCTTCGCCGACTTGGAGGAGGAAGTGTTCCTGCTGGATGAGAGTAACAGAATTATATCGAATCGCAATACGCGCTTGATCGGTTCCCGTTTCGAAGACGTGCTGTCCCAAGAACCGCTCGCGTCGCCGAGCATCATTCAACTCCAAGGAGAAAACCAGCTGTACCTTTCCCTCCCCCTCCGTTACGCGAAATGGCGGCTGGTCAGTTTAGCTCCTTATGAACAACTGACGGGAAAATTGAACGGAATTTATCGCTCGGGGCTGTTTCTTCAAGCTCTTTTCGCGGGATGTTTTTTACTCGCGCTAACCTATTTGTTAAGGCGCTTCACGAAACCGGTGCGCGAATTGGGGGAAGCGGCCAAGAAAGTCGAATCGGGTGATTTGAGCGTTCGGTCGAACATCCGCGGCCGCGACGAAATCGGCAGGCTCGGCCGTTCGTTCGACCTTATGCTCGATCGCATTGAGCAAATGCTCAACCAGGTTGAAATGGAGCAAGAATTGAAGCGGCAGGCGGAATTAGCGATGCTGCAAGCTCAAGTCCATCCGCATTTTTTATTTAATGTACTAAGCTCGATCCGATTGAAGTTGTTGATGAAGGGCGACGAAGAAACCGCCTTCATCGTGGAATCCTTGTCCTCGCTGCTTCGCGCCAGCATCTCGAAACAGGAGGAGTTCGTGACGCTCTTCGCGGAAATCGAATCAGCGAAACAATACATGGATTTAATGAGATTTACGCTTCGGTTTCCTGCTGAAACCCGGTTGGAGATTCACGCGGATTTGTTCTCCGTGACGGTTCCGCGGTTCATCCTGCAACCCATTATCGAAAATGCTTACAAGCACGGATTTACTCAGCACGGCGGGATTGTATTCATAAGGGTAGAGAAAACCGATGAATCCCTGAAAATTACGGTCGAAGATAACGGTTTGGGCATGACTGCCGAAACGTTAGCCGAATTAAACAAACGATTGAGATACCGAAAGCGCCAAGTTATCGAGCACATGTCCTCCAATGAACGCGGTCGGATCTCGCCATCCGGCATAGGTCTTTATAATGTCTTTAGCAGGTTGAAGCTGTTATACGGAGATCGTTTTGAGATGAACATTCAAAGCGCCCAAGGCCAACGGACCACCGTTGAACTGCTTTTGCCCGTTGAGCGTACGGAGGAGGGGGAAAATCATGTATAA
- a CDS encoding response regulator transcription factor: MYKVVVADDHFPVLDYLSTRIPWGQLGLELTAVCSNGGEAWEACQMNRPDILVTDIGMPLMDGLDLIEKAREMNPQLKAVILSCHEDFQYAQRAVKLNVSDYILKESLRIEQVVSVLDHLTKRLTEERQAEDNRLSLQNVVLQNLSAIRTRFIRKLLEQPVWNEAEWADEAERMGIRLRDGIPYLPIAVFPERAAELEERFGGAMNMQFVIDNALQESVRYEGHVLFVPNEHRYLFLFPFPPTLKRNLHEEIRTELLRVQQLMHRHLRIAVSFYCGEVSNDLVQLKKQIQELFEAKTFRFYAGEGVYTKLFPAAAAKEDIFLHYSRAFQELKDCVLHGDSELIARTVTEWGKFIKSRLYPVEAVKSWVLKIAMEIELKYTVMQNFVTNFNTELQQRTIASIETLDHLLEWLHIFVKEKADIIKNLRNHSVRREVAEAQRYVQTHVGEKVSMEEMALRLNLNPSHFSRIFRQETGVTFVEFVTRTKMEKARELLSHSDLTVAEIAEQLGYEHVSYFIKLFRNHSRMSPNEFRKSM; this comes from the coding sequence ATGTATAAAGTCGTCGTCGCCGATGACCATTTCCCGGTCTTGGATTATTTAAGTACACGCATCCCTTGGGGGCAGCTTGGGCTTGAATTGACGGCTGTCTGTTCGAACGGAGGGGAAGCTTGGGAAGCTTGTCAAATGAACCGTCCGGATATTCTCGTCACGGATATCGGCATGCCCCTTATGGACGGGCTGGATTTAATCGAGAAGGCGCGCGAGATGAACCCTCAGCTGAAGGCTGTGATCTTATCCTGTCACGAAGATTTTCAATACGCGCAGCGAGCCGTAAAATTAAATGTAAGCGATTATATTCTAAAGGAGAGCCTTCGAATCGAGCAGGTCGTTTCCGTATTGGATCACCTGACGAAACGATTAACTGAAGAGAGACAAGCGGAAGATAACCGCCTCAGCTTACAAAACGTAGTGCTGCAAAATCTCTCCGCCATTCGCACCCGGTTTATCCGGAAGTTACTTGAACAGCCGGTTTGGAACGAAGCGGAATGGGCCGATGAAGCGGAGCGAATGGGGATACGGCTCCGAGACGGAATTCCTTACCTGCCGATCGCCGTATTTCCGGAACGCGCGGCCGAACTGGAGGAAAGATTCGGCGGGGCGATGAACATGCAGTTCGTCATCGATAACGCCCTGCAGGAATCGGTTCGTTACGAGGGACACGTATTATTCGTACCGAACGAGCATCGATATCTCTTTCTATTCCCCTTCCCTCCAACGTTAAAACGGAATCTGCATGAAGAGATTCGGACGGAACTGCTGCGCGTCCAACAACTGATGCACCGGCATCTGCGTATCGCCGTCTCCTTTTACTGCGGCGAAGTCAGCAACGATTTAGTCCAGTTGAAAAAACAAATCCAAGAGCTGTTTGAAGCGAAAACGTTCCGCTTTTATGCGGGCGAAGGAGTGTATACGAAACTGTTCCCCGCGGCCGCCGCGAAAGAAGATATTTTCCTGCACTACTCCAGAGCTTTCCAAGAGTTGAAAGACTGTGTGCTGCACGGCGATTCGGAGCTGATTGCCCGTACGGTTACGGAATGGGGAAAGTTTATTAAAAGCCGATTGTATCCGGTGGAAGCTGTGAAAAGTTGGGTTCTAAAAATAGCCATGGAGATTGAACTGAAATATACGGTCATGCAAAATTTTGTAACCAACTTCAATACCGAACTGCAGCAGCGTACGATCGCCTCGATCGAAACCTTAGATCACCTGCTGGAATGGCTGCACATCTTTGTCAAAGAAAAAGCGGATATTATCAAAAACTTGAGGAATCATTCCGTACGCAGGGAGGTCGCCGAAGCGCAACGGTACGTGCAAACTCATGTGGGGGAGAAGGTCTCCATGGAGGAAATGGCGCTTCGCTTGAATCTGAATCCATCCCATTTCAGCCGAATTTTTAGGCAAGAGACGGGAGTAACGTTCGTCGAATTCGTCACGCGAACGAAAATGGAAAAGGCGCGAGAGCTGCTTAGCCATTCCGACTTGACCGTTGCGGAAATTGCGGAGCAACTCGGGTATGAGCACGTCAGCTATTTCATTAAACTATTCCGGAATCATTCCCGGATGTCTCCGAACGAGTTCCGGAAATCGATGTAA